A region of the Callithrix jacchus isolate 240 chromosome 10, calJac240_pri, whole genome shotgun sequence genome:
GGAGGTTGATTAAAACCTGGGAGTTGAGGCAGAAACTTGTGGGGTAGAGCCACTGCAACCCTGCTAAGAGCCCCCACTAGAGCTGTGCTGAGTGAAAATGCAGAGTTGGAGCTGCCACAGAGTTCCTACCAGGGTGGTGCCTAGTGGAGTCATGGAAGCAGGGCCACCGCCAGAACCCTAAAACTGTGGTGTCACCAGCAGCAGGCAACACGTACCTGGGAAAGCCTCAGAAACCTATAGGGGCAGCATTGTGTGGAGTACACAGCAAAGCCATAGGGTGGGGCTGTTTGAGGCTGTGTGCAGGAGGCTGCACATATGAAAAACTATTGTccagctttaagatttaatgtctatcctgctgggttttggacttgcttgGGACACATTATACctttcattttgcttattttcccCTCTGGAATGAGAATATCTGTCTTATGTCTATAGCACCAATGTATCTTGGAAGTAGATAACCtgttttgatttcacaggctcataggtgaGCATCTGCACTTTGGGCTTATTGAATTGTGCTGGAGTGAGTTAAAACACGGGGGCTACCGAGATAGAATGTATTTGTATGTCAGAACATGAGTGCTGAGGGGGACAGGCAGAatactatggtttgaatatttgtcccttcCATGAAAATCTCCAGTATGGCAGTATTGAGAGCAGGGGCCTTTAAGCAGTGACTGGATCacatgggctctgccctcatgtATGGACTAATCCATTCATGAATAGGTTAATGGATTAACAGACCAGCTTGTTATGGTGGTGGGAATGGTGGCTTTAtgagaaggggaagagagaactgAGCTAGCACATTGCCATGTTCAGTTCCTTGCTGTGGGATGTCCTGTGCCCCTCAAGACTGTAgggagtccccaccagcaagaatgCCCTAGGACCCATGACCTTGGGCTTCTCAGCCTCAGTGAATGCAAGAaatcaattccttttctttataagttacccaatttaatgatattctgttataagccAAAGAAAATTAAGACAGGAACCCTCATAAaaagcagctttcttctcaggtctttgaaaaatagacattaaagtcAGTTGTAGGTAGAAAGGTCACCCTTTATTATTTATAGAGGAATGGTAATTGTTCATACACAATTGTTCATACACATTCACATTTATACTGGCCTCTcaattatatacataaatttcCCATCCATTCTGTAAGTTATGAAAAATTGTGAATGTTCTCTCTACTTGAGAGATGAGAAAGCAGATTAAGGATCAGAAAATGCCAAACCAAGGTCACAAGCAGGATATTAATGTAGAGCTCAGGCCAATATGGAATACACATGCAAAATAGAACACCTAATGAATGACCTGAGCCTGGTCAGACTGGAATTGGTACCCTTTCACGTCACTCTGGGATAGGAGTTGCCTGTAATGTACACATtctaatgagtttttttttttttttttttttttaggagacactGCAAGGATGATGGTAAAGGTAAGGAGAAGCACAGCAAAGTCCAAGGCACAAGCCAGCTCCTCCCGAAATGCTCACAGCTTCTGGAAAGTAGGGCATGACCCCTGGGAAGCATGATGACTCAGTGCCATTAAGTGGAGTAGGAAACCCTTGGGGTGTGAGTCCTGGGTCAGGGAGTCCCCTTATAAAGGCCCCGAGAGATAAGGCCAGAGCCATCTGTAATTGATGAGGATTCTCCTCAAGTGCAGCAATTCCTGTTTCCATAGCCTTTTGGGAGAAGGGCAGAGGTTGGTGAGGATAAAGCCAGCTGCTGTCTTCCCAGGTTCCTCCTTCCCAAACTCCTTACAGTAGAAGAGGAAGGCGGCATCGGGGCTGCAGAAAGCTAAAGGAAAGAGCTCAGAATTTAAAGTCAGACTGAGAAGTGTGAACAGAGCTGCAACTGGGAAAAAAAGAGGTAACATAGTTGGGGTGAGTGGGAAGGTAGGTAGGGTAACTCTCAGTTACTTCCCACAGCCAGGCCTGATCTTGGGTATCAGCTTCTTGCCCTCTGCCCCAATCCCATATTTCCTCCATCTTTGCCCTCCAGTAGAGGGAAGTCTTGATAGTTCCACCCAACTGTTTTGTGTATGAACCCCAGACACTTTCCCCACCACAGAGGATGCCTGCCTCCTTTCTATGCAAATGCTGTGGGCCATCTCCAAGAACTCCTAGCTGATTATTCAGTTTGAATCCAGTCACTGCTTTTCCCAACCCTACAAGTGTCCCCATCCCACTTAAAGGGCTTCTACATTAGtcaagaggaagaaaatgtggcCTGAGCTAGACAGATGGCAGGGAAAGGTAAATATGTGTTTGAGGTTCTACCAGAAGCTATCTTGAAGCACCCTGGTTATGCGACTATCCTTCCTTGTCTGGttcttaatttttcaaatgtataattCTGATATCCTTTTAAAGATAAAGGTATAGGCTACTGAATAGGTATCAGTATTAACTGAGTTCATTCAATGTACGGAGGCCTTTTTAAAGGAGTTTTGGGAGAGATAAACAGACAAGTCCTTTGAGCATGAACATCTTAGTTCTGAAAACAATGAACAGTCTGGACAAAACTTGCACTACAGAGGtcttagattctggatattaggggAAGACGACCGGCTCCATTCATGCTCCTACTCTGACTCCTTCATTCTCAGAGAGTTGATTTTGGATGAGCTTCAAAGGAAATAAGATTTATGGCCTTGGACATCCTGTCTTTTCCAGAAAAATTTAAGAGATGCCATTTTCTTTGTGTGAGGATGGGTGATCAGGTCACAAGATCATCAGTGATATTCAGAAGCTGCACAGAGTAATTCAAGTCGTATATGAAGACAAAGTAGAACAAGCTTGCATTGTGGAAAATGCATGTTTACAAGGGGAGGTGTAcagtagctgtttttttttaatcccacgGGTTATGTACCAACCACTGTTTATGGTACTGAAGATATGCTGGTTGAAGAAAAAATGTTCTTGTTGTCATAGTACTTTTTTGCTACCAAATCAAATATTGTTCCTGgaagaaatacacaaatattaataCTTAAAATAGTATATTCCATGAAGAAAATTTTAGTCTGATGCAGGTAACAGAGGTTATTGTTGGGATGCTTAGAACTTCTATCCCAGATGCATTTTAAATTAGAAGATAACCAAACATTATGAACTTGGATCATATGAGGGGAGTAGTATTCTCAGAAACAGAGAGGTGTCTTTCAACTGTCTAGTCATCATGCTTCATTTGGTTAAATGTTCTACACTTACCATGTATGTTAGAGGCTATGTTTACAGAAGGGAATAGGCACAGTCCCTTAACTTCAGTCCCTTCACTTTGTGATATGGTGGGTATTTATGGAAGAACAGATATTggagaataaaataagaacttTGTATGCCTGTTAagattcttttgtagagatagctGATGTTAGATGCTGGTGGTTTGAACAAGGGTGGTGATGATGGAAAGGTAACAGGCAACTTGGAGATTTACTCTGTAGGATGACCCAGTGGTACTTTGTGATGATTAAATATGGtgcaggaagaagagggaagaatcCAGGATGGCTTGATTCTAGGTTGAGCAACTGCTTGGACATGATGTTATGTTCTGAGATGTAGGTGGTACAATGAGAGAAGTAGTTATAATCTCTGCCTCAGACATGACAGATTTGACATATCTGTGAGGCCAACATGTGGGGATAGTCTAGTCTGGAGTTTACAGGGAATGTAAAGTATATAAATTGTATTTGACATTTCAGGATATCTTTACAGTCTCAATGGCCAACAAGAATAAAGATGCACTGTTCAAGGTCTTTTCAGGAGCAGTATTCCTTTTTCCTATTTCAAGTTTTCTCCTACTAatttttcaacagaaaaaaagcatGTTATTTCTCCCTtcttaaaaacatacatacaaacacacagacGGACAAACACAAGCTCTTCACTCTGTTCCCTTTAGCCAGTGTCAGTGTCCTATTTACTTACTGGCCTTTATGTCCAACCTCTTCAAAGGAATGAACCATGTTAACAGACTTCAATTCCTCATTCGTCTATTCTGAGTCAGTCAAGTAACACTTTGCTTCCTCTATTCTAGAGGAATTGTTTTTATCAAGGCATTTGATCCTCTGTGATTCCAGTAACAAGGCCAATTTGGTTTCCAAATTCTTTGACTCATCAATAGCAATTAGTATAATCTTAATAAATTAGTGACAATCTCCTCATTAACAAAGTGTATTCAATAGACTATCAAGAGAGCACATCACCTTAAAAATCTTCCTATGTTAATACTTGTTCCCTATCAGAGTTATTTGCCAACTTCTTCAAGGGCCCCAACTCCTCTCCTACCCCATTCTTAATGTTGAGATTCAGTTCTaggttctcttttctctatgAACACTTACTATCTGGGTGATGTTAATCTATTTTCCACATATATGTCACCATCTTCATTTGAATTTCTGATAGAGATCACACACTTACCTTGTTCAAAATTGAAGTCCTGACTTCCACCCTCCACACCTTCCCCATCATAGTTGGAAGCAACTCCTTTCTATTAGATGTTTATGCAAAAAATCAGGGTGTTATCTTTGACTTCCTGTTGTCTCACATCCTGTATCTAACCTGTCGAAGATACCACtgacatttttgaaatatgttcccaATCCTGTTACTTCCCACCACATATACTGCTACCTTGATCATGAGCCAATGTTCTCCCTTCCCTGGATTCCTGCAATAGTCTCCACTTTTCCCCAATTCTACCCTTCCCTCTTTGTGCTGCTCTCCATCATGGATGTCagagaaaactttaaaagtatAAGTCCCCTCTTCTTTGCTGGAAACAATGTCTTTGATTCTGAGAGAAATAAGGAACCTTTGCAAAGTCCCACAAAGGCCTGTGAGGCCCTGTGTGATCTGGCCCCACTGCTCCAACCTCTGTTTCTCCTGCTCATTTGCTTCATCTTAGCTGGTTGCCTGCTGAACTTTGAATACCAGGTGTTTTTATGTCTTAGGGCATTTTATCTGGCTGTTCCATTTTCTTAGAGTGTACCTCTCCCCTGGGTGACTTTTATATCCTACATCTCTCATGGCCATCTCCTGTCCTGTCATCTCCCCTTTTTGTTGTAGCCATTGCTGTGGGAACCGTTTGAGTGCAGGTTTGGTTGATAGCACCTTACTCAGCTGCATCCCACCCCAGAGTTAGTCTGCTTTATTGCATGGGCACTTCAGGGATCTTAGTTAGCTATTCTGGGGCATGTATGGACCTgaaaatgcaaggaaatccaCACTCCTTGGGTCATCCTTGACCTATCGGACATGGAAGCCAGTGGATAAAGGTTCCCCTTTTCTGTGTCTAGAGTGGACAATTCTTTTGATCATTCTCTATGGTTCTTTATGTGGAATTGGATATAGTGATGACCACATTATCTCAGTAAGGAACTTTTGGATCCACATTCTCTTCTTTCCTGTTTCACTCCTTCATTCTATTCTTGTTCATTGTCTAATTTTTCTATACAGAccacttgcctggaattacacCTTCTGCTTTTCATAGAAACTAAGTATTTCTCCACCTCATTTAATATTTCAGAATTCCTTTTCCAATGAGGCCTGCAATGATCTATTTCAGATTTCAACCTCCCCTGCCCCATGTCATGGAATTCCTATCCTCTTTAcccttgattttttgttttttaaatcacaacAGTGAACCTTTGAATATTATAATGTAATTTACTCATGATATCCTTTTACCTTTCTCCGACCTTTAGCAAAATTATTCTAAGGGATCAGTTTTGTTCATAATTTTCTTAACTCATtcagcaaaaatatttatattttactaaatttgcaaaatatatttattgaattttatgtGAACATGCATTGAACAGAATTAAACCTTGCGACATGAAGTAATTCAATATCTTGAggtggggctgaagcaggagactgaAAGGAGCAGCTCATTTGATgggtaatataaatattatgagaGCCAAGAGGAGAGAAGGAGTTTAAGAAGGGTGGTCAATTCAGAAAAAAGCTGCTGAAAGATCAACATGAATGAAGGCAAGTACGTGACCATGGCTGCCTCATATGGAAGTCATTTCTGGCTGAAATTAGAGCTTTTTCAGGTAGGTTAGAATGTGCTAATACTACAGGAAATTTGTGGGAGTTGAATCTAAATATAGACATACCTAGGTATTTTAATGCAAAGAAGAGCTAAAATTTTAATAGAGAGGATTTAAGATCATGGAGGACAGGATTATAAAGTGTTAacatagaaacttttttttcccctcaagcaTCTATTTTCTGTGGAGGGAGAGAGATAGACGATAAATAAGGATctgtaaacaaaatattttgtgtgtaATTCTAGTACTCTCCCTACAACCCTGAGACAAAGGTAGGGCAGTGTTATTACCCACTAACAGAGAAGAACCAGGGGCTTGAAATAAGCCATTTGTCACATCttctagctatgtgactttgtaCAATCATGATTTAGGCCAAGGCTTCAGATTATAAATTTTTCCCatacttttaatataaattcatttttttcataattttgataTACAAAACATGTGTTCCCTTTGGGCATTTAGGTAGAagcaaaaatacacaattatttaGAGCATTAAATTTGGATAATGATAGAACTCAAACCTGGCTGATTGACACTATTAACTGTGGtaacttagaaatattttctcaacactcaattttctcatattaaaaaaaGATCCAAAATAACTTTTGGTTATTTTGCTTACCGACTGTGCTGTCAACATGCATTGTCTAATTCTCATAAGAACTTCATTAAATAAATCCTAACAAGAAGAGTGCCTGGGTAAAAATTGGGCAATTTCAGTGTTTAAGTCTtttgacagaagaaaaaaatgagcaagagGAGTTAGATATTAAAAGTTGTTAAGCACaaagtttttttctgtgtgtggaaGCCAGATGCTAGTCTTTGTACAGATGAAAGAGTTCTGTgatgaaaatgaaggaaatggaAGATGGGCAGAGGGAGAGTCACATGAAAAGGAAAGTTAACATGGGTTTAGATGAAGGAAAACCAAAAGAGAAGGCTCTTCATCTCTTCGGTAAGCTGGAGGCATAGCTGTATTTTCAGAGTTTGTGTTAAAAGAACCTGGAAGATATATCATAGAGCAGTGCCCTTTAATGGAGCTTTCTGCAAGGACAGAAATAGTCTTTACCTAAATCATTTCATATagtagccactagtcacatgAGGCTATCGAGCACTTAAATTAGGTCTATTGAGCACTTAAATTTAGAAGCCACTGaacaattaacttttttttgtgaTTGAGGTATGcatttttaatgttgtttatttttgattAATAGAAATAGCCACATTTGGGTAAGTGGCAATGCTATCAGATAGTAGTATACTTCCAGAAAAGTTAAACAGATTATGTGATTAACCGGGGGGCCAGAATTGCAGGGTTCATTTGACTTGTATAGGCCCTTAAGCCAGAAAGTTCAACAGATAATTTACTGATTGGGAGTTTTGTTTGATTGGAAGGTAGAATGGTAACAATGTATGACTTAAATGAATTGATTTAAACATAGTTTACTTCTTTGATCAAGATAATCCTGTCACCAAGAACACAGAAAACGATACCACTTCTCCATTCCTTTATGAGAACTGTTTAGGGGTATCAGGTCtattgatatataaatatttaggtATCAGTAACAGTGAGAGTTTCTTGTGGGCAGGAACCATAGATTATGCTTCTGCATGTCTATGACAACTTCTGGTGCACTTTTTTTAAGGACTAGGAATGGTAGCAGGAGCTTATCATAGTAGGTGATTGGACTCTAATCCTAGGTACTCCAGATATGCTTCCTGTGAAGATCAACAAGAAAAATTCCCAGGAGCCATGTCAGCCTCCAATACCACCTCAACACATCCAGCTGCCTTCCTGTTGATGGGGATTCCAGGCCTGGAGCACCTGCACATCTGGATCTCCATACCCTTCTGCTCAGCATATACACTGGCCCTGCTTGGAAACTGCACCCTCCTTCTCATCATCCAGGCTGAGGCAGCCCTCCATGAGCCCATGTACCTCTTTCTGGCCATGTTGGCAGCCATCGACCTGATCCTTTCCTCCTCAACGCTGCCCAAAATGCTTGCCATATTCTGGTTCAGGGATCGGGAGATCAACTTCTTTGCCTGCCTGGTCCAGATGTTCTTCCTTCACTCCTTCTCCATCATGGAGTCAGCAGTGCTGCTGGCCATGGCCTTTGACCGCTAtatggccatctgcaagccactGCATTATACCACGATCCTGACTGGGTCCCTCATCACCAAAATTGGCATGGCTTCTGTGGCTCGGGCTGTGACCCTGATGACTccactctccttcctgctgcgAGGCTTCCACTACTGCCGAGGCCCAGTGATTGCCCACTGCTACTGTGAACACATGGCTGTGGTGAGGCTGGCGTGTGGGGACACTCGCTTCAACAATATCTATGGCATTGCTGTGGCCATGTTGATTGGAGTGTTGGATCTATTCTTTATCATCCTATCTTATATctttatccttcagactgttctacAACTCTCCTCTCAGGAGGCCCGCTACAAGGCATTTGGGACATGTGTGTCTCACATAGGTGCCATCTTAGCCTTCTACACACCTGcagtcatttcttcattcatgcaCCGTATGGCCCGCCATGCTGCCCCTCATGTCCACATTCTCCTCGCCAATCTCTATCTTCTCTTTCCACCCATGATCAATCCCATCATCTATGGTGTTAAGACCAAGCAGATCCGTGAGAGAGTCTTAGGGGTATTCCTGAGAAAGGATGTATGAATAGAGTGAGGGATAAGTGGAGAAAGAGTGGGGCGCAGTGAATGGTGTAGCAGGCCAGGGCTGCGATGAGAAGTAGGTGGCTGCTAGACTCCATGTTTAGTTCTTTCCttgtattatgaaaaaaataaatgttgtccTGAAACTCAGAGCCAAGTCTGTTTAGAATTTGTGGGTCTTTTTGCTCTGATAGCCTCTGGGTTGAACCTGGTAACTGTACTGTCTCCTCACAGAGTCTGACTCCTGTCAGTACTTTGACAGAGTCTTGACCCCCTGGCCTCCTGGGGACTTCACTGAAGGACACAAAGATGCTTCCATGTTCATTTAAGAGAAGGCTGCAAAAATCTGAATTCCTGTCTGATTCATTGGAAATTTGATGAACTATCCACTCAGATCCCCGAGTGAGGACCCTTACTCCATCCAAGGCAGGAATTGCTCTTTACTAACAGTTGATGCCCAGATTCTGCTTAAACATTGTAAGTGCTGGTGCACTTGCATCCTCCAGGTCTGTTTATTCCAAGTGAGATGACTCTGCTTGTTAGAAAGTTATTTCTCAACTAAGCCAGTCTGTattctttgaattctttttaCCTCCTCATCCTCATGGCCAATCCATCTCATCAAATACTTTGAAGAAAAACCATATCCTCTTACATTTTATATCACACAACTCTCAGTGCACAGATATATCTTATGTTTTTGATAAGAATGTGAATTGCTCACTTATTTGATAACCTAGTCAAGTGTATGCTATTGGCTAGGGGTAGACTGTTAAGAAATGGATGCTGGACTTATGTTTATGACCTCAGACAGAGGATGAAGTAATTCCAATGGTTTGTGTTCTCAAAACTCACCATCCAAGGCCCAGCATAGAAGAAATATGAGAAGGCAAAGATGAGATGTGGGCATATTGACTTaggttttgttctgtttcatgCAAACTTAGGTACCCAAGAATTCCCTTAATATTAATCCTGAGAACTGCACCTCTGATGCTCCCTCATACCCCATATCTTATGAGTTGAATTTTGTTCCCCTTTCCAATTTATATGTTGCGATTCTATCACCCAcacttcagaatgtgactgtatttggggaTAAGGTCTTTAAAGTGATAGTTAAAATGAGGTgattaaaatgagataatgggccttaatccaatatgactggtgtctttgtAAGAGAAAATTTGTACACAGACACAGGCAGAGTGAAGACCATGTAAAGATACTGAAAGATGGCTGTgcacaagccaagaagagaggacTCAGTAGCAACCAAATCCGTTTGGTTATTTTTGGACTTCTATCTTCCAGAATTGTAAAGAATTAAATTTGTTTGTTAGGCCGCCCAGTTTGTATTACCTCTTACAGAAGCCTGAGAAAACTACTTTTGGCACCAGGAAGTAGGGTGCTACTGTAACTAATATCTAAAAATGTGAAAGTTGTTTGGAAACTGAGTAATGGGTTGAAGCTGAAAAAATTTTGAGGTGCATGTTAAAAAAGGTTAagatttctttgaagaaattacaggtagaaatatgaatattaaaGATGCTTCTAGTGAGGTCTCAGGAAGGAAGAGATGGAAGAAAGATGATCTTTGTTATCAAATGAAAAAGACTTGGACAAATTGTATTCTAGTGCTTTGTGAAAAGTAGAACTTTTAAGTAATGAACTTGGATATTtgaggaaatttctaagcaaaatgcTGAAAGTGAAATTGTTCTTGTTGCTTATAagatgagagaggagagagagaagttggAGAAGAATTTAAGCAAAAAGGAATCAGGaattaaagatttgaaaaattctcATATCCATGGTACAATAAATAAGTGTAATTTGGAAAGAATATCAAGGGTGTGGCTGGAtaaccattttctaaaaatattagatacattaaatgaaataaaccagcaCAGAACAACAAATACTGCATGGTCCCACTcatatgggagctaaaaaagcTGATCTTATAGAAGTAGAGACTAGAATactggttactagaggctgggaagagtagcAGGGAGGAGAGTGCAGGGAggagttggttaatgggtacaaaattgCACTTAGGAGGAGTAAGTTCTAGTATTCTAAAGCATACTAGAATGACTAtagttaatttattatttcaaactAGCCAGAATAGTGGATTTTGAATGTTCAACAcaatgaaatgataaatatttgaggtgataaatTATCTCAAATtgattactctgatttgatcattaccaGTTGTATACAGGTATGGAAGTATTGCATGTACCCCCTAAACTTCTACAATATGTgccaattaaattttttaaaaaaggattaggCATGTGTTTATTGATCCAATCAGCTACCTCAGAAGCCAGGAATAGAGATGGGGCTATGCAGAAAGACTCTTGGGAATCCCTTTTATCTGACAGTTTGAACTCCATGAATTGTATCAGAGATCAACATGTTTGAGAATTTTATTAGCAGCAGAAATGAAGAGAGATAGGATAACAAGAAAGAAAGCAGTTGGACTTCTGGGATTCTAGAGGATGGGCCAATAGAGCTATTTATCTGCAAACATGTATTATCCttcaagaaaagataaaaatacccTGAGGTGGTTCAGAGGTTGGCAGGACTACCACTGCCACCTCAAGCCCCAAATACAAACCCAGGAGGTTAGGTTGCCTCTTCCTTAGTTTCAGAGGGAAGGGCCAGCACATTTGTTTCAGAAGGCCGGGGTGCCTCTAATCCAGGACTGAGGGGCTGGGGATGCTGCCCACTGAGTCAAAGAGGATTCTTCTGAGCCTTAAATCAAGTGTAATTTTGCCCTGCTAGGTTTTAGATTTATGTGTGACTCATGACACCTTTATTCTGATTTCTCCactttggaatgggaatgtctacCCCGTGCCTGTTCTACcattatattttgaaggtagCTTGTCTGGTTTCACAGGTTTGTAGCTGGAGGGAAATTTTGCCTCAGGATGGATTCATACCTGAGTGTCATCTAATCTTTAGATGAGATTTTGGATTTACAGTTAACCCTTGG
Encoded here:
- the LOC100387771 gene encoding olfactory receptor 52K2-like, whose product is MSASNTTSTHPAAFLLMGIPGLEHLHIWISIPFCSAYTLALLGNCTLLLIIQAEAALHEPMYLFLAMLAAIDLILSSSTLPKMLAIFWFRDREINFFACLVQMFFLHSFSIMESAVLLAMAFDRYMAICKPLHYTTILTGSLITKIGMASVARAVTLMTPLSFLLRGFHYCRGPVIAHCYCEHMAVVRLACGDTRFNNIYGIAVAMLIGVLDLFFIILSYIFILQTVLQLSSQEARYKAFGTCVSHIGAILAFYTPAVISSFMHRMARHAAPHVHILLANLYLLFPPMINPIIYGVKTKQIRERVLGVFLRKDV